The Malus domestica chromosome 17, GDT2T_hap1 genome contains the following window.
GGTTGAAAGGGAGGGGGTTTTAGATTTAGGGATGCGGAAATAATCTCAGGGTTTTTCTTTGCATCCCAGTCAAAATCGGCCCTCATCGGACATTTTTGTCCGGGTTCTTTTTCTGCATGAAGATTGAGTTTTCGGAATACCGAAAATCTGAGTCGTTTAGTATACTGTCTATTGAAGATTGCTTTCCCCACTATAATGATGTGAACACTTTCCAATCTGGAATGTTTGTTAATAACCTCGCTTATGGCTACATTTTAAAAACCTATGAAGTAATAGTCAGAGTTTTGTTTCACTGCAGAATGTCTTAGCTCTGTTGAGGTCTATGTACGCATTGATTTGCTTGGAAGAAGATGCGGCATTCCTCCGATATGGGTACTTATCGACCAATAATGTCGCTGCTGTGAGGAAAGAAGTAAGCAGACTGTGTGGTGAATTGCGGCCGCATGCACTGGCCTTGGTGAGTTCCTTCGGCATCCCCGATGCTTTTCTGAGTCCCATAGCTTTTAACTGGATCGATTCAAATTCGTGGTCTTCAGTTGAGCAGCACTAGCACAAGTAGCAgcttttcccaaaagatttcttCAGCCACAAGTATTGTCGTCTAATACTTGTAATAATGTACGCCGTTTTATATCTAATTAATGGTATCAACTCCAAAGTAATGTTGTAAAAATAAATCTGCTGGCttttaacaaaagaaattgAATCCTGCTCTTGTTCTCATTTAGTTTTAATCCTCGACCAAAATTAGAGGCGGTGTTTGGTATTGTTCTTTGAAttcggttttcagtttttgaaaCTAACAAGTTCTCAGTAATTTAGCTACATTTATcatttttgaaaacaaaaattggaTTCAAAACGGATACCAGGGACTTTAGTAGGTTACCTTCTACAACAAGTGTAATGGACCAACGTTAAGAAGGCTCAAAAGTAAGATTCTTCATGAACTTTTTGTTATCccatgtttcttttttttaacataTGTTAGAACGAGAATTAGCGTTAAACTGTGAAGCAACAAAGAGTCCATGAAGACCAACGAAATGAATGGTCCTAAATGAATCAAGTTGTTGAATGGTAGGGTTTAGGTAGAATAACGCCATCGCTGGCGAATAACCCAAACAAAATGTCACTAAACTCCGAGCAACGTGACCACTTCACTGTTGGACTCGTTTTACATGCGGGCAAGTAAGTATTCACAACCAAGCGCCACAATCGCCAGTCATATTAGGGGTGATATGACTAAGTGGTCACAAAACTAAAGGTTTTGGTTCTACTTATAGACTACTTATAGAGCAAAGCTAACCTAACTAACATTTCCAACTCATCTCGGGGTTTAGGTACAAGGAGTTTGTCTGATTATCCGAGCCAAAAATATTTCCAGCTTCAGCGTTTTTGCTAGTTGTTCCCTTGCTATTGTTTCCAACTTCTGTAGAAGCCTCAGCAGTGAGCCTTCCCACCGgatcatttgattgttttccttTGGAACTTTTCTTTGCCGTCCCAAACTTGAGCTCCAACCTATATAGTGCACAGGCGTCTGAGTTGTTGACCTCATACTCAAACAAATGCCACTCGCGATCGCTTGAAGGCTGTGGATCCATATAATAGGACCTTTTCTGCCCCCCATATTCCATCATTTCCTGCGTTCTTGATACATGCCAACGCCCTCTGTAGTTTTGCAGTGACCTCCGCTTCCGATTTCCACTCTCAAAGGCTCTTCTAGGCCTGCCAAAAAAGAGCCACTCCCTAGGCGTTTCACCCTCGAGCAAAGAGAGATCAAATAGCTCTGCAATATTGAATTATTGGTAGCCAGTCAGTGacaaataaagtaataatttactTCACTCTGAACAGATAAATGACTAGCTAATAGGAAAAACATGACAAACAAAAGTAGGTTGACAGAAGTGAGCAATGCTGTAGAATGGTCTGGAGGATAACACCAAAcaagataatatatatatatatatatatatatatatatatatatatatatatatatatatacagggagcttaaggggagggattcccattttttcaaaaaaaataggGACACGCTCCCtaccgttagattgactttaatgaaattgtgtggatgagattaaaacacaggccatagaatctcaaccacaggatttcatttaattcaaatccaacggtggggagcgtgtccccatttttttgaaaaaatgggaatccctccccttaagcaattcctatatatatatatatatataaatgaggGGATTCTGGCATATACCCGAATCATCCCATGGAGATCTTAGAGTAGCAGCCCCATCACAATCAGGGATTCCGACATCCTTCCCCTGTGTCTTATCATTAAGCGCGGCAAAAAGTGAACCATCCTTCAAAGCGATGCCCCAAGGTCGCAGAACCGGAGTTTTCCCAGGAAGACCTTCATTTCTTGCTAAATGGGCATGGCCACTACTGCAATAGTCCTGACACAAAACATGGACAGGCCTGGAACATTCCCAAAGAGCACATTTTGGCCTCTTGAAAGCAGATGCTGGAGGACATATATCCGGCATAACATCTGGCACAACATCAGGAAATTCAAGGTCCTGAAAACTATCTTCTGGAGGTCCCTTAAAAGAAACGATAAAGTCCTGAAAAATTGGTTAAGCATGGAGCTCATCAGTAATCAATCACAACTCAAGTAGACATATCCTTAAAAATTCCGAAACCACAGCATAGAAGAACAATTGAGTACTGTCAAGAATACAATAAATCATACAAAGCAAATCCTATGCTTAATTTCCCAATTCATGGTTCCATCTTCCATTCCGCTTTTGGGTCAATTGACAAGATTTACATTAGTCACCAGAAAGAAACCAATATGGGAAGAAAACATTGAATTGGACTCTAAAACTATTGAAAACTTACACAAAACATCCCTAAATCAAACAAATATGTTGTTCAATAAACTTCAATAAACCTCTTGGTTGTCCAGGACTCCAGATGGTTATGTGAAGGAAGATAAACACCAAACAAGGTCAAATATATCTCAAAATCTTGTTCGTTTACAGAATCCCACAACAGGAAAGGAAAACCATGTTGCACTAAATGCGAAAACATCAAGAAAATGTCATATAAAAATTTAGCTAATATGCGATCAGACTGAATGATGAAGAAAAGTTAAACTAATATGCAGACGAGTCATATAAACAAACGTAGGAAATCTTCCaccataaaaaagaaaaaagtatttACCTCAGGTTCTGGGCCTTCAAGGTTAGGTTGTGGCAAATCCTTCAATGGACTTTCTGCATCATCTTTCTCATCACATTGTTGTTTGGAGAACCGGGCTAAATCATCAGAAAATGATTCAAGTCTTCCATCGCTACCACCCTACAGATTTCACATGTAAACGAATTTTATACACCTACCAAACATTATTCAgatacaaaaacacaaaatacgAAAAGAAATACAAAGCCAGCGAATGAGAAAAAACCCACATGCAAAGAAGATGCAATGGACGGGTCATTGAGCTCGGCAATCCACCCGCCAAGCATCTGATCCATTTGGTCCTCGAAGATAGCCATGTCGGCAGTCCGACCCTCCTTCCTGGCAATTTGAATATTGGTGAACATCCCTCGAAGCTTTTGAACTCGAGTCTTTGCTTTTTCCTTCAGTAGCTTGTGAGAAGCAGCCTCACACTTGCCTTTGGACTCCTTCGTCATTGCTGCCCTCTGCTCTCtccctaaaaaaaattataaaaaaagttCAAGAATCTTTGTTGAATTCTAATTAGAAAATTAAcgagggtgtattcaattgagaatttgagagattttaatagatttataaatccatagatttttatggagtttaattgatttgtagagattccacgtaaaattttgattcaattccctcaaaatctcTTGGAAAGAGGTTAGATTTGTGGATActcaaaatacactacgaaatctctcaaattccctcaaattcctcaactttctcaaattatttaaaatcaaattctaattgaatacgcctgtaatgtgataaacttctttaaaatcctaattttctaaggattttcataaactatcttaaaatcctgattgaatacgtattgaatttcagagaatcacttacaTTCCTGATTGAATatcctagattcattaaaaaattaaaatcccacaaaatcccaaaacgaacaaaaaagaaaacataattgaaatcatattgGGGACAATACAAACcctaattataaaaatcaagAGAAAGATGAATGTTGAATGAAATGGAAAAACGAAaagcatagagagagagagtgtgtgtatATACTTCAAATTAACCGAATCAAACGTTTCTGCAGATTTTTGGAGCCTAGGGATCCATTAATCACAGCCCTTCAAAATCGATCCTACGGCCAAGAAACTTCCTTAGCCCACTAAATTATTTCGAGGACTAGGTGAGGTCGCCGTCGAACGGAGGGACGTTGGACTCGCCGGCGAACAGAGGGGTTGGGGTAGTTGAGGTCGCCGGAGGAGAGATGGGTGGACTTGGGGTTGATGGAAGGGATTGGGGTGAGCTCGCCGATGAGGAGAGGGTTTGGGGGTGGGCTCGCTAGAGAAGAGAGGGATTGGAGTGGGTTCACCGGAGAACAGAGGAGAGGATAAGTCCGCCGATGAGGAGAGGGATTGGAGTGGGTTCACCGGAGAACAGAGGAGAGGATAAGTCCGCCGATGAGGAGAGGGTTTGGGGGCGCGCTCGCCTGAGAAGAGAGTGATTGGAATGGGTTCACAGGAGAACAGAGGAAAGGATTTATATAGGGCTTTTTagtgtaattttgtttttaaccggataaaaatacaagtaaattcTGAAAAAAACATATCGATCAACAGtttgaaaccaaaattttttttcaatttcaatcatttaaagaaaaaatttggGCAGGAACCTTATAAAAGTTTCGGCCTTTTCGTCATTCAGTCTCAATATTCCCAAAAACAGAAGTCCAATAAGTCCAAATATAACAAATTTCACTTAAAGGCGGAGCCAATTGCTTTGACGTACATACCACGCGACGATACATGTTACATGACATATATCACCATTGTCCCTCTAAAATCTCAgaataaaaaaatctcaagtccaaataagtccaatttttattaattatgttttgacccaaattaaattatttaccAAAAAACAACTTACATGATATACTATCATGTGACGTTTTAtgttaataaaataaagatatatGAACAAAAAACAGACGtacgtttttattttattagcgCATGAAGCAACCTTAAAAGTAAATACATATTATGTAAATTCTCTCTATGAACTTAAAAATTATACGCTTAACTAACATATGAGTTTATCAATCGTTTCAAGCATATCAAGTATGTCTGGTTTGATGCCCTCCATTCGAATAGTGGCCACATAAGTTAAACATCTCTAAAAGAGATGTCAAAATGTTCAAATCAGTaataactgtaaaaaaaaagacAGCTAAAATGTTTTCCAATCGAAAAGCTAAATTTGATGTGGGCATGATATCCCATCCCCAAAATTAGTATGCGTAtcgatttttgaatgaaatggaatgaaaaaaacaaaaatcctaattataaaaatcaagAGAAAGATGAATGTTGAATGAAATGGAAAAACGAAAagcatatagagagagagagagtatactTCAAATCAACTACATTTCTGCAGATATTTGGGTTCCGAGACTTTTGGCTGCTCTAAGCCTCTAGGAAGTCCAAgccggacttggattgtctaccctcccatttcggtgtcctttccgtgccctcctgttttgtgtggtcacggttaagccacgtcaatattttatattgtttttttataaaaataataaaataaaaagaaatagtaatataaaatgttgacgtgatttaaccgtgaccacacaaacaaaagGGTACGAGGAGGACACCGAAAtaggagggtagacaatccaagtccaagcCTCTAACCCTCTCCTATCCTTTTTTTATAGGTACCTCTGTACTTTTTTTACCTTGTAgtgattttttcttctttttctgggtTGGACCTCTGTACCAACGACATCGGGCAAAGTTCATGCGATTCCAGTTCGACGCGCTTTATGGAGCCCACGTGACATACAGatgtcacaattttttttttatttcaatcaTTTAAAGAAAAAACTTGGGCACGAGCCTTGGAAAGTTTTCGACTTTTTGTCCCTCAATGCTCAATATTCCCAAAAAGAAGTCGATAACCTTTTGACGTACACTCCACGCGACCATACACAAAGATATTGAGAAACCATTTCATCGACGCACTAGTGTAACAATCGATGTATATTTTGTAACAAGGTAGAAATCGAGTAAATAATGTTGTTCATGATGCGAAAATTCACTTTTTCTACCTACAATATGATTTAAACGAGAAATTGATTTAGTTGATAAGGGTGTGTTTGTGGTTAATCTCTAATCCAAGTTTAATTCATATTCTCAGCAGTTCTCTTTGGTGCACAATCGGTAAATTTCTATGTAAATTCGCTTTATGAAAAGTGAAAAATGGCCACTGTTGTACCCAAAAATCAATAAAGTGATAAAAAAACGTACCTATTGATGAGAAAAATCTATAAGTTGCAACTTcaaatgttttctttgttaaatctaGTTGAAACTTGTTTTATTCATAGTTCAATTTCTTACTTTAAATTATAGCTTTCAGACTTTTTTGTGTAACTTTATGtaagtaacaaaaaaaatttaaccatttGATCTCatattaataattttaatttagcCCACCCACCAAATAATTTCTGGCTCTAATATTGCTAGGAAacctaaaattataaaatattaaatctACTCTTTAAAACCGGATGACTACTCCTAGGAAACCTA
Protein-coding sequences here:
- the LOC103417358 gene encoding transcription factor VOZ1-like; protein product: MTKESKGKCEAASHKLLKEKAKTRVQKLRGMFTNIQIARKEGRTADMAIFEDQMDQMLGGWIAELNDPSIASSLHGGSDGRLESFSDDLARFSKQQCDEKDDAESPLKDLPQPNLEGPEPEDFIVSFKGPPEDSFQDLEFPDVVPDVMPDICPPASAFKRPKCALWECSRPVHVLCQDYCSSGHAHLARNEGLPGKTPVLRPWGIALKDGSLFAALNDKTQGKDVGIPDCDGAATLRSPWDDSELFDLSLLEGETPREWLFFGRPRRAFESGNRKRRSLQNYRGRWHVSRTQEMMEYGGQKRSYYMDPQPSSDREWHLFEYEVNNSDACALYRLELKFGTAKKSSKGKQSNDPVGRLTAEASTEVGNNSKGTTSKNAEAGNIFGSDNQTNSLYLNPEMSWKC